From the genome of Bombus fervidus isolate BK054 chromosome 19, iyBomFerv1, whole genome shotgun sequence, one region includes:
- the LOC141445951 gene encoding uncharacterized protein, translated as MAKSKKRDHDIDPKPSDIERLVTWIRRVRRKKLRCRRNRRRDLRIEAMLTCTLFKAEDELRIKQSSRALKLRKLKKQLLKKANYINYKRGDDEDTSQQNNPSKEPELCPELSSLDDAISKLSEVKVSLQH; from the coding sequence ATGGCGAAGTCTAAGAAGAGAGATCACGATATTGACCCCAAGCCAAGTGATATTGAAAGATTAGTAACTTGGATCCGCAGAGTCCGCCGTAAAAAATTAAGGTGTCGCCGAAATCGCAGACGGGATTTACGGATTGAAGCAATGCTGACGTGTACCCTCTTCAAAGCTGAAGATGAATTACGCATCAAGCAATCATCTAGAGCTTTAAAATTGCGGAaacttaaaaaacaattattGAAGAAggcaaattatataaattataaacgcGGCGACGATGAAGACACGTCTCAGCAGAACAATCCCAGCAAAGAGCCTGAATTGTGTCCTGAATTGAGCAGTTTAGACGATGCCATATCTAAGCTGTCAGAAGTAAAAGTATCATTGCAACACTGA